Proteins from a genomic interval of Meiothermus sp.:
- the hrpB gene encoding ATP-dependent helicase HrpB: MSDISLPIYSVLPALQKALDTHRTVVLQAPPGAGKSTVLSLELLKEPWLEGQKIWMLQPRRLAARNVAARMADLLREPVGQTVGYQVRFERRVGPATRIEVLTEGILTRRLQQDPSLEGVGLILFDEFHERSLQADLGLVLCREVQQALRPDLRLLLMSATLDAEGLGTFLQAPVLTAEGRQYPVEIRYLPKDPEGPLPGVVAGAVSRALAEHAGDLLVFLPGVGEIARVERLLMERHPEIKITPLYGDLPLAAQQAAILPDPARRKVVLATSIAETSLTIEGIRVVVDSGYSRLPRFEARSGLTRLVTVRVTRDAAQQRAGRAGRLGPGVCYRLWSPATDAQLLPQRRPEILEADLASLVLELARWGVQDPYALDWVTPPPAGALRQARDLLEALGALEGPTLTERGKALLEWPTHPRLAHLLLEGLALGQGTLAADLAALLEERDPLPRETGADLGLRIEALRHWRQTRQALHGAETGVLSRVERLSQEWRKRLGVTADNRPPDPHTVGLLVAQAYPDRLAHLREGDRLRYRLSGGRGVRLGEDDPLAGTPWLAVAHLDAGQEEGRIFLAAPVEPEHLAPLARPVEHIAWDARNGVLLAQRELRIGEVVLSKEPLARLEPARRREVLCRAVRSEGLGLLPWTEALRQWQARVLSLRSWRPQEGWPDVSDAHLLETLEGWLAPWLDGVSRREDFGRLELGSILEGLLPWPLPARLEALAPTRLEVPSGSKIKLTYSPDGSPPVLAVKLQELFGLADTPTVNEGRTPVLLHLLSPAGRPIQVTQDLKSFWNNTYLEVRKELRGRYSKHPWPEDPWNAEPTRKTKPR, from the coding sequence ATGTCCGATATCAGTCTGCCCATCTATTCTGTTTTACCCGCGCTGCAAAAGGCTCTGGACACGCACCGCACGGTCGTCCTACAAGCCCCGCCTGGTGCGGGCAAGAGCACGGTGCTGTCGCTGGAACTGCTGAAGGAACCCTGGCTCGAGGGCCAGAAGATCTGGATGCTACAGCCCCGCCGCCTGGCCGCCCGCAACGTGGCGGCCCGTATGGCCGACCTGTTGAGGGAGCCGGTGGGCCAGACCGTGGGCTACCAGGTGCGCTTCGAGCGGCGGGTGGGGCCTGCCACCCGCATCGAGGTGCTCACCGAGGGCATCCTGACCCGCCGTCTGCAACAGGATCCCAGCCTGGAGGGGGTGGGGCTGATTCTCTTCGACGAGTTCCACGAGCGTAGCCTCCAGGCCGATCTGGGCCTGGTGCTGTGCCGCGAGGTGCAGCAGGCTCTGCGCCCGGATCTGCGCCTCTTGCTGATGTCGGCCACCCTGGACGCAGAGGGGCTGGGCACGTTTTTGCAGGCCCCTGTCCTGACGGCAGAAGGGCGGCAGTACCCGGTAGAGATCCGCTACCTGCCCAAAGACCCCGAGGGCCCCCTGCCGGGGGTGGTGGCCGGTGCGGTCTCGCGGGCCCTGGCCGAGCACGCGGGCGATCTGCTGGTCTTTCTGCCGGGGGTGGGCGAGATTGCCCGGGTAGAGCGGCTGCTGATGGAGCGGCACCCGGAGATAAAAATCACCCCGCTCTACGGCGACCTGCCGCTGGCCGCCCAGCAGGCCGCCATCCTGCCCGATCCGGCGCGCCGCAAGGTGGTGCTGGCGACCTCCATTGCCGAGACCAGCCTGACCATCGAGGGCATCCGGGTGGTGGTGGACTCGGGGTACTCGAGGCTCCCCCGCTTCGAGGCCCGAAGCGGCCTCACCCGCCTGGTCACCGTGCGGGTCACCCGCGACGCCGCCCAGCAACGGGCCGGGCGGGCCGGACGCCTGGGGCCGGGGGTCTGCTACCGCCTGTGGAGCCCGGCCACCGATGCACAGCTCCTGCCCCAGCGCCGACCGGAGATTCTGGAAGCCGACCTGGCCTCGCTGGTGCTCGAGCTGGCCCGCTGGGGGGTGCAGGATCCCTACGCCCTAGACTGGGTCACACCGCCCCCCGCCGGGGCCCTCCGGCAGGCCCGCGATCTGCTCGAGGCCCTGGGGGCGCTGGAGGGCCCGACCCTGACCGAGCGGGGCAAGGCCCTGCTCGAGTGGCCCACCCACCCCCGGCTGGCCCATTTGCTGCTGGAAGGCCTGGCTTTGGGGCAGGGCACCCTCGCCGCCGACCTGGCGGCGCTGCTGGAAGAGCGCGACCCCCTGCCCCGTGAAACCGGGGCCGACCTGGGCCTGCGCATCGAAGCCCTGCGGCACTGGCGCCAGACCCGGCAGGCTTTGCACGGCGCCGAGACCGGCGTGCTGTCCAGGGTGGAGCGTCTCAGCCAGGAGTGGCGCAAACGGCTGGGGGTGACGGCCGACAACCGCCCCCCCGACCCGCACACGGTGGGCCTGCTGGTGGCCCAGGCCTACCCCGACCGCCTGGCCCACCTGCGCGAAGGCGACCGCCTGCGCTACCGGCTCTCGGGGGGGCGCGGGGTGCGGCTGGGCGAGGACGACCCCCTGGCCGGCACCCCCTGGCTGGCGGTGGCCCATCTGGACGCTGGCCAGGAGGAAGGGCGCATCTTTCTGGCTGCACCGGTCGAGCCCGAGCACCTGGCCCCCCTGGCCCGTCCCGTGGAGCATATCGCCTGGGATGCCCGCAACGGGGTTTTGCTGGCCCAGCGCGAGCTGCGGATTGGGGAGGTGGTGCTATCCAAAGAGCCCCTGGCCCGCCTCGAGCCCGCCAGGCGCCGCGAGGTGTTGTGTCGGGCCGTTCGCAGCGAGGGTTTGGGGCTTCTGCCCTGGACGGAAGCGCTGCGCCAGTGGCAGGCCCGCGTGCTGAGCCTGCGCAGTTGGCGACCCCAGGAAGGCTGGCCCGATGTCTCCGATGCCCACCTGCTGGAGACCCTCGAGGGCTGGCTGGCCCCCTGGCTGGACGGGGTCTCGCGCCGCGAGGACTTCGGCCGGCTCGAGCTCGGGAGCATTCTGGAGGGGCTTTTACCCTGGCCGCTCCCAGCCCGCCTGGAGGCCCTGGCTCCCACGCGGCTCGAGGTACCCAGCGGCTCCAAAATCAAGCTCACCTACAGCCCCGATGGCAGCCCGCCGGTGCTGGCGGTCAAGCTACAGGAGCTATTCGGACTGGCCGATACCCCCACCGTCAACGAGGGACGCACCCCGGTTTTGCTGCACCTGCTCTCCCCCGCCGGGCGGCCCATCCAGGTGACCCAGGATCTCAAGAGCTTCTGGAACAACACCTACCTCGAGGTGCGTAAGGAGCTGCGCGGGCGCTACAGCAAGCACCCCTGGCCCGAAGACCCCTGGAATGCCGAACCCACCCGGAAAACCAAGCCACGGTAA
- a CDS encoding type II toxin-antitoxin system VapC family toxin — protein MRIPKQILLDTNFFISLRRKEPEAINFLSRLSRKQMVTSAIVQMEYTTLAEKNFEAPTRIKK, from the coding sequence ATGCGAATCCCTAAACAAATACTGCTCGACACCAACTTTTTTATTTCCCTCCGGCGCAAAGAGCCGGAGGCAATCAATTTTCTTAGCCGCCTTTCACGCAAGCAAATGGTTACCTCCGCGATTGTGCAAATGGAATATACCACTCTGGCCGAAAAAAACTTCGAAGCCCCAACTAGGATCAAAAAATAG
- a CDS encoding ATP-binding cassette domain-containing protein, which translates to MRILITGKSGSGKSTLARSIIQQIQSQ; encoded by the coding sequence TTGCGTATACTCATCACAGGCAAGTCGGGTTCTGGGAAGTCCACCCTGGCCCGCTCCATCATTCAGCAAATACAGAGTCAGTAG
- the gatB gene encoding Asp-tRNA(Asn)/Glu-tRNA(Gln) amidotransferase subunit GatB — MPDFEAVVGLEVHLHLKTKSKMFCGCDASYFGDPPNTHTCPVCLGLPGVLPVVNAQAVEYGILFGLALNCQIAPWTQFHRKSYYYPDMPKNYQISQYDLPIAAHGYLEVEGQRVRIKRVHLEEDAAKSTHPEGASYSLIDLNRAGSPLIEMVTEPDIRTPEQARVFLSHIRSIAQTLGVSDANPEEGKMRADVNVSVRRVGEPLGTKVEIKNLNSFRSVARALEYEIRRQQEILRSGRRVEQATLGFDEAAGKTYVMRLKEGEADYRYFPDPDLPPIVVDEAWLERLRAAMPELPAQKYARYVEAGVRPYDAEILAYNPSLARFFDQTLAHHQGNPQTVANLLNAEVAGYLNERLVEVQETALTPQHLAALAGMFERREITNRVLSQLLPEVMEGADPLKLVEERGLRAVADEGALRPLVERVVAANPKVVEQVKGGNLKAANALLGPIMKETRGTAKADVVKKMLGEMLGVEL; from the coding sequence ATGCCCGATTTCGAAGCCGTGGTAGGGCTGGAAGTCCACCTGCACCTCAAAACCAAAAGCAAGATGTTCTGCGGCTGCGATGCCAGCTATTTTGGCGACCCGCCCAACACCCACACCTGCCCGGTCTGCCTGGGCCTGCCAGGGGTGCTGCCGGTGGTCAACGCCCAGGCCGTGGAGTACGGCATTCTTTTCGGGCTGGCCCTGAACTGCCAGATTGCCCCCTGGACGCAGTTCCACCGCAAAAGCTACTACTACCCCGACATGCCCAAAAACTACCAGATCTCCCAGTACGACCTGCCCATCGCGGCCCACGGCTACCTGGAGGTGGAGGGGCAGCGGGTGCGCATCAAGCGGGTGCACCTCGAGGAGGACGCGGCCAAGTCCACCCACCCCGAGGGGGCCTCCTATTCCCTGATTGACCTCAACCGGGCCGGCTCCCCCCTGATCGAGATGGTCACCGAGCCGGACATCCGCACCCCCGAGCAGGCCCGGGTTTTTCTCTCCCACATTCGCTCGATCGCTCAGACCCTGGGGGTATCCGACGCCAACCCCGAGGAGGGCAAGATGCGGGCCGATGTGAACGTCTCGGTGCGGCGGGTGGGGGAGCCGCTCGGAACCAAGGTCGAGATCAAGAACCTGAACTCCTTCCGCAGCGTGGCGCGGGCCCTCGAGTACGAGATACGCCGCCAGCAAGAGATTTTGCGCAGCGGGCGCAGGGTCGAGCAGGCCACTTTGGGCTTCGACGAGGCCGCTGGCAAAACCTACGTCATGCGCCTGAAGGAAGGCGAGGCCGACTACCGCTACTTCCCCGACCCCGACCTGCCCCCCATCGTGGTGGACGAGGCCTGGCTTGAGCGGCTCCGCGCGGCCATGCCCGAGCTGCCCGCCCAGAAATACGCCCGCTACGTGGAGGCCGGGGTGCGCCCCTACGACGCCGAAATCCTGGCCTACAACCCCTCGCTGGCCCGCTTCTTCGACCAAACCCTGGCCCACCACCAGGGCAACCCCCAGACCGTCGCCAACCTGCTCAACGCCGAGGTGGCCGGTTATCTGAACGAGCGGCTGGTGGAAGTGCAGGAGACTGCCCTCACCCCCCAGCACCTGGCCGCGCTGGCAGGGATGTTCGAGCGACGCGAGATCACCAACCGGGTCTTGAGCCAGCTACTCCCCGAGGTGATGGAAGGGGCCGACCCCTTGAAGCTGGTGGAGGAACGCGGCCTGCGGGCGGTCGCGGACGAGGGCGCGCTGCGGCCCCTGGTGGAGCGGGTGGTGGCTGCCAACCCCAAGGTGGTGGAGCAGGTCAAGGGTGGCAACCTCAAGGCTGCCAACGCCCTGCTGGGCCCCATCATGAAGGAGACCCGGGGCACCGCCAAGGCCGACGTGGTCAAAAAGATGCTGGGCGAGATGCTGGGGGTCGAGCTATGA
- the purM gene encoding phosphoribosylformylglycinamidine cyclo-ligase, whose protein sequence is MNYRDAGVDIERKAGALKAAASKIEETYTPEVLRGLGAFGGMLEVARLKAMAEPVLVASTDGVGTKTLLAAQTGRYSGLGFDIVNHSVNDLLVQGARPLFFMDYIASARLEAEVLAQILASLAEACKAVGIPLLGGETAEMPGVYQEGGLDLVGTIVGVVDKAQVVDGSRVQPGDVLLALPSSGLHTNGYSLARKVFAGWNLEEPRPELGGQSLAEALLEPHRCYLNEVEILQREGLEIHAMAHITGGGVFENLPRVLPEGLGAEIRRGSFPIPPIFELIQQAGHIAEQEMYRVFNMGLGYILVLSPDTAPIARQLLPQSYPVGYIMEGSGIRVV, encoded by the coding sequence ATGAACTACCGGGACGCGGGGGTGGACATTGAGCGCAAGGCAGGCGCTCTGAAGGCCGCCGCCAGCAAAATCGAGGAAACCTACACCCCCGAGGTGCTGCGGGGCCTGGGGGCCTTTGGGGGGATGCTCGAGGTCGCCCGGCTCAAAGCAATGGCCGAGCCGGTGCTGGTGGCCTCTACCGACGGGGTGGGCACCAAGACCCTCCTGGCCGCCCAGACCGGACGCTACAGCGGGCTGGGTTTCGATATCGTGAACCACTCGGTCAACGATCTTTTGGTGCAGGGGGCCCGGCCGCTCTTCTTCATGGACTACATCGCCAGCGCCCGGCTGGAAGCCGAGGTGCTGGCCCAGATTCTGGCATCGCTGGCCGAGGCCTGCAAGGCGGTGGGGATCCCCCTGCTGGGGGGCGAGACCGCCGAGATGCCGGGGGTGTATCAGGAGGGCGGCCTGGATCTGGTGGGCACCATCGTGGGGGTGGTGGATAAGGCCCAGGTGGTGGACGGCTCCAGGGTACAGCCCGGCGACGTGCTGCTGGCCCTGCCCTCCTCGGGGCTGCACACCAACGGCTACAGCCTGGCCCGCAAGGTGTTCGCGGGGTGGAACCTCGAGGAACCCCGGCCCGAGTTGGGCGGGCAGTCGCTGGCCGAGGCCCTGCTGGAACCCCACCGCTGCTACCTGAACGAGGTAGAAATCTTGCAGCGCGAGGGCCTCGAGATCCACGCCATGGCCCACATCACCGGCGGGGGGGTGTTCGAGAACCTGCCCCGGGTGCTGCCGGAGGGGCTGGGGGCCGAGATTCGGCGGGGCAGTTTCCCCATCCCCCCCATTTTTGAGCTGATCCAGCAGGCTGGGCACATCGCTGAGCAGGAAATGTACCGGGTCTTCAACATGGGGCTTGGTTACATTTTGGTCTTAAGTCCAGACACCGCCCCCATAGCCCGGCAACTGCTACCGCAAAGTTACCCCGTAGGGTATATCATGGAAGGGTCAGGGATTAGAGTTGTCTAA
- a CDS encoding histidine phosphatase family protein gives MKELWLVRHGETPWNAEGRFQGHYDINLSPQGLHQAFRVAERLAACRQGFDGLYSSDLQRAALTAKPIAEALRLTPTFDPRLREIYAGELQGLLRSEMQVLYPEFHEAIQRDPWNTKRPGGESMADLAARVQEFIEELPEGRFIVVTHGGVIRAALKIVLELENGSWRKFQIQNTSITRLLYPEGTALSIGDVGHLEAWAEGLMDEATLS, from the coding sequence ATGAAAGAACTCTGGCTGGTACGCCACGGCGAGACCCCCTGGAATGCCGAGGGGCGTTTTCAGGGTCATTACGACATCAATCTCTCCCCGCAGGGCCTGCACCAGGCCTTCCGGGTGGCCGAACGCCTGGCCGCCTGCCGCCAGGGCTTCGATGGCCTGTACAGCTCCGACCTGCAAAGGGCGGCCCTCACCGCCAAGCCCATCGCCGAGGCCCTGCGCCTTACACCTACCTTCGACCCCCGCCTGCGCGAGATTTACGCCGGCGAGTTGCAGGGGCTGTTGCGCAGCGAGATGCAGGTGCTCTACCCCGAGTTCCACGAGGCCATCCAGCGCGACCCCTGGAACACCAAGCGCCCCGGCGGCGAGAGCATGGCCGACCTAGCCGCGCGGGTGCAGGAATTTATCGAGGAGCTACCGGAAGGCCGGTTTATCGTGGTGACCCACGGGGGGGTGATCCGGGCCGCGCTCAAGATTGTGCTCGAGCTGGAGAATGGTTCCTGGCGCAAGTTTCAAATCCAGAACACCTCCATCACCCGCCTGCTCTACCCCGAAGGCACCGCCCTCTCGATTGGGGATGTGGGCCACCTCGAGGCCTGGGCCGAGGGGCTGATGGACGAGGCCACGCTCTCGTAG
- a CDS encoding PLP-dependent aspartate aminotransferase family protein → MDKPSRLRPASWLVAAGRPTAPGEPLNTPLVPASNFILGQERAYARDGGTPTWEALETLVGGLEDGKAVAFASGMAAVAAVFDQLPVGAVVVLPDDCYQGVVGLALAGAEKKRWSVRRLALEDTEGWVRACGEADLIWIESPSNPLLTVVDLAAIGQAPRKPGAILAVDNTFATPLNQQPLALGATVSVQSATKFIGGHSDLLGGVATTRDEALWQALRASRTLTGATPGTLEAFLAVRGARTLALRLQKAQENAHTLALRLEQHPRVARVRYPGLPSHPTHATAKRVLRGFGSIISFELHGGAAEADAVCRRVRLIRHATSLGGVESTMERRAAIPGQEHLPPSLLRLSVGIEDVEDLWADLEAALQ, encoded by the coding sequence ATGGACAAGCCCTCCCGACTCAGACCGGCCTCCTGGCTGGTGGCCGCCGGCCGCCCAACCGCGCCCGGCGAACCCCTGAACACCCCGTTGGTTCCGGCCTCCAACTTCATCCTGGGGCAGGAACGGGCCTACGCCCGCGACGGCGGCACGCCCACCTGGGAGGCCCTCGAGACCCTGGTGGGTGGGCTCGAGGATGGGAAGGCCGTGGCCTTTGCCTCGGGCATGGCCGCGGTGGCGGCGGTTTTTGATCAGCTTCCGGTGGGGGCGGTGGTGGTGCTGCCGGACGACTGCTACCAGGGGGTGGTGGGGCTGGCCCTGGCCGGAGCCGAGAAGAAGCGCTGGTCGGTGCGGCGGCTGGCCCTGGAGGATACCGAGGGCTGGGTGCGGGCCTGTGGCGAGGCCGACCTGATCTGGATCGAGTCCCCCTCCAACCCGCTGCTCACGGTGGTGGATCTGGCCGCCATCGGACAGGCCCCGCGCAAACCCGGCGCCATTCTGGCGGTGGACAACACCTTTGCCACCCCCCTCAACCAGCAGCCCCTGGCCTTGGGGGCCACGGTCTCGGTGCAGTCGGCCACCAAGTTTATCGGGGGCCACTCCGACCTGCTCGGGGGGGTGGCCACCACCCGCGACGAAGCCCTCTGGCAGGCCCTTCGAGCCTCCAGAACCTTGACCGGCGCCACCCCCGGCACCCTCGAGGCCTTCCTGGCCGTGCGGGGGGCGCGCACCCTGGCCCTCCGCCTGCAAAAAGCCCAGGAGAACGCCCATACGCTGGCCCTTCGCCTCGAGCAGCACCCCCGGGTGGCCCGCGTGCGCTACCCAGGCCTGCCCTCCCACCCCACCCACGCCACCGCCAAGCGCGTGCTGAGGGGCTTTGGCAGCATCATCTCCTTCGAGCTGCACGGTGGGGCCGCCGAGGCCGACGCGGTCTGTCGGCGCGTCCGGCTGATCCGCCACGCCACCAGCCTGGGGGGGGTGGAGTCCACCATGGAGCGCCGGGCGGCCATTCCGGGGCAGGAGCACCTCCCCCCTTCCCTGCTGCGGCTGAGCGTGGGCATCGAGGATGTCGAGGATCTCTGGGCCGACCTCGAGGCCGCCCTGCAATAA
- a CDS encoding agmatine deiminase family protein encodes MENLTPRALGFRMPAEWAPHAATWTAWPYDEEKWLGYLEPVRQEFAAFVNTLARFEPVHLVLHDEESERDAKERLTGPIHFHRIPHDDLWLRDSGAIFVTRTPPSGPVEVAAVSWEFNGWGGKYPAQQDNQMPLQMARILDMGLFEAGIVMEGGSLEVNGQGVGLTTRQCLLSPARNPGLDEEVLEGYLQQFLGIEHLIWLGNGLEGDHTDGHIDTLTRFTSPHTIVTAVCPDPDDPNHRPLQENLEILRSLGGFRIVELPLPKNPLWLDSETRLPLTYANFYIANGAVLVPIYGDPHDEQALEILRPLFPGREVIGLQSRYLITGGGSFHCVTQQQPAGAIWPGEER; translated from the coding sequence GTGGAGAACCTCACCCCCCGCGCCCTGGGCTTCCGCATGCCCGCCGAGTGGGCCCCGCACGCCGCCACCTGGACGGCCTGGCCCTACGACGAGGAGAAATGGCTGGGCTACCTGGAGCCTGTACGACAGGAGTTTGCCGCCTTCGTGAACACCCTGGCCCGCTTCGAGCCGGTGCACCTGGTGCTGCACGACGAAGAATCCGAGCGGGACGCAAAAGAGCGGCTGACTGGCCCCATCCACTTCCACCGCATCCCCCACGACGACCTGTGGCTGCGCGACTCCGGGGCGATTTTTGTAACCCGTACCCCCCCATCGGGGCCGGTTGAGGTGGCCGCCGTCAGCTGGGAGTTCAACGGCTGGGGCGGGAAGTACCCAGCCCAGCAGGACAACCAGATGCCCTTGCAGATGGCCCGCATCCTGGACATGGGGCTGTTCGAGGCGGGCATCGTGATGGAGGGGGGGAGCCTCGAGGTCAACGGCCAGGGGGTGGGCCTCACCACCCGGCAGTGCCTGCTCTCGCCGGCGCGCAACCCCGGCCTCGACGAGGAGGTGCTCGAGGGCTACCTGCAACAGTTTCTGGGCATCGAGCACCTGATCTGGCTGGGCAACGGCCTCGAGGGCGACCACACCGACGGGCACATCGACACCCTGACCCGCTTCACCTCGCCCCACACCATCGTCACAGCGGTCTGCCCAGACCCCGACGACCCCAACCACCGCCCCCTGCAGGAGAACCTGGAAATCCTGCGAAGCCTGGGGGGTTTTCGCATCGTAGAGCTGCCCCTCCCCAAAAACCCGCTCTGGCTGGATAGCGAAACCCGCCTCCCCCTCACCTACGCCAACTTTTACATCGCCAACGGCGCCGTGCTGGTGCCCATCTACGGCGACCCCCACGACGAACAGGCCCTGGAAATCCTGCGCCCGCTCTTCCCTGGACGCGAGGTGATCGGCCTCCAAAGCCGCTACCTGATCACCGGCGGGGGCAGCTTCCACTGTGTCACCCAGCAGCAGCCCGCCGGTGCCATATGGCCGGGTGAGGAACGCTAG
- the aguB gene encoding N-carbamoylputrescine amidase, which produces MTKLAVVQMSMTADREQNVAKATQMVRQAAAQGAQIVLLPELFESLYFCQVERERFFALAHPVEHHPFLPHFQQLARELQVVLPISFFEKAGQAYFNSLALIDASGEVLGVYRKSHIPDGPGYEEKYYFNPGDTGFKAFSTRFGHVGAGICWDQWFPECARSMALLGAEILLYPTAIGSEPVEAGGVDTKDMWQRAMIGHAVANLCYLAAANRVGTEVVEGHTQTYYGSSFIADYMGNKLAEAGRSEETILLAELNLEEARAFRAGFGFFRDRRPELYGPLLTLDGKTRPPRS; this is translated from the coding sequence ATGACCAAGCTAGCCGTTGTTCAGATGTCCATGACCGCCGACCGCGAGCAGAACGTGGCCAAGGCCACCCAGATGGTGCGCCAAGCCGCCGCCCAGGGCGCACAGATCGTGCTGCTGCCCGAGCTTTTCGAGAGTCTCTACTTCTGCCAGGTCGAGCGGGAAAGGTTCTTTGCCCTGGCCCACCCGGTCGAGCATCACCCTTTTCTGCCGCACTTCCAGCAGCTAGCCCGGGAGCTACAGGTGGTGCTGCCCATCTCGTTTTTCGAAAAAGCGGGGCAGGCCTACTTCAACAGCCTGGCCCTGATTGACGCCTCGGGGGAGGTGCTGGGGGTTTACCGCAAGTCGCACATCCCCGACGGCCCCGGTTACGAGGAGAAATACTACTTCAACCCCGGCGATACCGGCTTCAAGGCCTTCTCTACCCGCTTCGGCCACGTGGGGGCCGGCATCTGCTGGGATCAGTGGTTCCCCGAGTGCGCCCGCAGCATGGCCCTGCTGGGGGCCGAGATTCTGCTCTACCCCACGGCCATCGGCTCCGAGCCGGTCGAGGCCGGTGGGGTGGATACCAAGGATATGTGGCAGCGGGCCATGATCGGCCATGCGGTTGCGAACCTCTGCTACCTGGCGGCGGCCAACCGGGTGGGCACCGAGGTGGTGGAGGGCCACACCCAGACCTACTACGGCTCCTCCTTCATCGCCGACTACATGGGCAACAAACTGGCCGAGGCCGGCCGCAGCGAAGAGACCATCCTGCTGGCCGAGCTCAACCTGGAGGAAGCCCGCGCTTTCCGGGCCGGTTTTGGCTTCTTCCGCGACCGCCGGCCCGAGCTGTACGGCCCCCTCCTGACCCTGGACGGCAAAACCCGTCCCCCCCGGTCTTGA
- a CDS encoding type II toxin-antitoxin system VapC family toxin: protein MISLDTNVIFSALNKADVHHDRARQLLKKYGALEALVLSPVVHAELMASSDAPGIQLFLQKAQISTLWEMPPTVWEAAGRGFGQYAQLRRKGGLPRRILAYFLIAAHAEHHGLGVMSFDDTVFTAVFPGLRLIR, encoded by the coding sequence ATGATTAGCCTGGATACCAACGTGATATTTTCGGCGCTCAACAAGGCGGATGTCCACCACGACCGTGCCCGGCAGCTCCTGAAAAAGTATGGGGCCCTGGAGGCGCTGGTTCTCTCGCCGGTGGTACACGCCGAGCTGATGGCCTCGAGCGATGCCCCGGGCATCCAATTGTTCCTTCAGAAAGCCCAGATATCTACCCTTTGGGAGATGCCGCCCACGGTTTGGGAAGCGGCGGGTAGGGGCTTTGGACAGTACGCGCAGCTACGGCGCAAGGGCGGGCTCCCGCGAAGAATCCTGGCCTATTTCCTGATTGCCGCCCATGCCGAGCATCACGGGCTCGGGGTGATGAGCTTCGACGACACGGTTTTCACCGCGGTCTTCCCCGGCCTGCGGTTAATCCGTTAG
- a CDS encoding AbrB/MazE/SpoVT family DNA-binding domain-containing protein, giving the protein MAQGLVSGKYQLTLPVEVRKALGIKPGDRVEYVVKEGCLEIRVIRPDLSKVLDEVLAEHDFAALRAETHDDAVRYVREMRSLDD; this is encoded by the coding sequence ATGGCGCAAGGATTAGTAAGTGGAAAATATCAACTTACTCTACCGGTAGAAGTCCGCAAGGCGCTGGGCATCAAGCCGGGCGACCGCGTGGAGTACGTGGTCAAGGAGGGGTGTCTCGAGATCCGGGTGATCCGCCCCGACCTGTCCAAGGTGCTCGACGAGGTGCTTGCCGAGCACGACTTCGCCGCGCTACGCGCCGAGACCCACGATGATGCCGTGCGGTACGTGCGGGAGATGCGGAGTCTGGATGATTAG
- a CDS encoding SDR family NAD(P)-dependent oxidoreductase — protein sequence MDMFHGKVVLVTGAARGIGRAIAEAFAEERALLVLCDVRPEGLEVAKHLGGLFVYADLAQPEHRERFVEQAVKQWGGVHVLVNNAAIAPPGSALKVGLADWRQALEVNLTAPMHLSALAAREMVKNGGGAIVNVASVQGLFAEQNNAAYNASKGGLVNLTRSLALDLAPMNIRVNAVAPGAIATENVLEAIQMSPHPELTRQDWEDLHALRRLGRPEEVAQAVVFLASEKASFITGAILPVDGGMTASFMMAGRPV from the coding sequence TTGGACATGTTTCACGGCAAAGTGGTACTAGTCACCGGCGCAGCCAGGGGCATTGGACGGGCCATCGCCGAGGCTTTTGCGGAGGAGCGGGCTCTTCTGGTTCTGTGCGACGTGCGGCCCGAGGGCCTCGAGGTAGCCAAGCACCTGGGAGGCTTATTCGTCTACGCCGACCTGGCCCAGCCCGAACACCGCGAGCGTTTTGTCGAGCAGGCGGTTAAGCAGTGGGGCGGGGTGCACGTCCTGGTCAACAATGCAGCCATCGCGCCGCCCGGCTCGGCGCTCAAGGTGGGGCTGGCCGACTGGCGGCAGGCCCTGGAGGTCAACCTGACCGCCCCCATGCACCTCTCGGCGCTGGCCGCGCGAGAGATGGTCAAAAACGGTGGGGGTGCGATTGTGAACGTAGCCAGCGTGCAGGGCCTGTTCGCCGAACAGAACAACGCGGCCTACAACGCTTCCAAAGGGGGCCTGGTCAACCTGACCCGCTCCCTTGCACTCGACCTGGCCCCCATGAACATCCGGGTCAATGCGGTGGCCCCTGGGGCCATCGCTACCGAAAACGTGCTGGAGGCCATTCAGATGTCCCCGCACCCCGAACTCACCCGCCAGGACTGGGAAGACCTGCACGCCCTGCGCCGCTTAGGCAGGCCCGAGGAGGTCGCCCAGGCGGTGGTGTTCCTGGCCTCCGAGAAGGCCAGCTTTATCACCGGCGCGATTCTGCCGGTAGACGGCGGCATGACCGCCAGCTTCATGATGGCGGGCCGGCCGGTTTAG